A genomic segment from Diadema setosum chromosome 11, eeDiaSeto1, whole genome shotgun sequence encodes:
- the LOC140235031 gene encoding spartin-like, with amino-acid sequence MAEAQRNIYPPLHSDDGNVESGEETLKTLRKHHDKAYADIRMALKFDEQSNRKEAIRFYSIGLKSIAKAMEIDCTGPQRTGSEWDHARSMQKKMKKTALQMKARLESLERDAQSSVCSAESHGACGSDSILSIYEEDDTVGSLPSYAESTTDAREVLHIPHGVQLFFINSSGHVSAPSSPGQLRVYTFPDGERLGQNQPPAFLQVGEWLYPLLPGRSPSLKAADGVFMFPDVSSPDQGASVGVIFAKHVSKSQKAKFQQLIEQLTAMKEEQMPEVEEAASEQVPQDRNRVPRDSAPLPQISDRVPEGRTVEQDRTPSSQMDGEEVPTGAVEGEEHTARIVGRKIAKGIEIGAEWISWGVVKGAELGSRLVGSGAKKLKENIKPDEQPKEIDEKYQTGMLYAKKASGVAVKVSAVVLDGVCYMTKRIAEELGPVISKQANKLLTTGEDEVDGKRKAMLDGVVDVTASGIKGFGQVYRGLEAAAVQLAKSISHATVETVQHKYGTDAGRITDSSLKTVANIGVSAHNLNNLGVKALAKRTAKDTGKEVVRDLNDKKDDEAKVRQS; translated from the exons ATGGCTGAGGCACAAAGAAATATTTATCCTCCATTGCACAGTGATGATGGAAACGTAGAATCGGGTGAAGAAACTCTGAAAACACTGAGAAAGCACCATGACAAAGCATACGCTGACATCCGGATGGCTCTCAAGTTTGATGAGCAGTCAAACAGGAAGGAGGCTATCCGCTTCTACAGCATTGGCCTGAAGAGCATTGCTAAAGCCATGGAGATAGACTGCACCGGACCACAGCGCACGGGTTCAGAGTGGGACCATGCAAGAAGCAtgcagaagaagatgaagaagacgGCCCTACAAATGAAGGCCAGGTTGGAATCGCTTGAGAGGGATGCACAATCTAGTGTGTGTTCAGCAGAGTCACATGGGGCTTGCGGGAGTGACTCCATTCTCAGTATCTATGAGGAGGATGATACCGTCGGCAGCCTGCCCTCGTATGCTGAGTCCACGACTGATGCCAGGGAAGTGCTGCACATCCCCCATGGTGTCCAGTTATTCTTCATCAATTCCTCTGGTCATGTGAGTGCCCCTAGCTCCCCTGGCCAACTCAGGGTCTACACTTTTCCAGATGGTGAGAGGCTCGGACAGAATCAGCCTCCAGCATTTCTCCAGGTGGGAGAGTGGCTATACCCACTCCTACCAGGGCGCTCCCCATCACTGAAGGCTGCTGACGGTGTCTTTATGTTCCCTGATGTCAGCTCACCAGATCAAGGGGCCAGTGTAGGTGTCATATTTGCAAAGCATGTCAGCAA ATCTCAAAAGGCAAAATTTCAACAACTCATTGAGCAACTCACAGCCATGAAAGAAGAGCAAATGCCAGAAGTAGAAGAAGCAGCATCTGAACAGGTGCCGCAGGACAGGAATCGGGTACCTCGTGACAGTGCACCCCTACCTCAAATCAGTGACAGGGTACCTGAAGGGCGCACTGTAGAACAAGATAGGACACCTTCATCACAGATGGATGGTGAGGAAGTCCCAACAGGAGCGGTGGAGGGGGAAGAACACACAGCGCGCATCGTTGGCCGGAAGATTGCCAAGGGAATTGAAATTG GTGCTGAGTGGATATCATGGGGTGTGGTAAAAGGAGCTGAGCTGGGAAGTCGGCTGGTAGGGTCAGGTGCCAAAAagttgaaagaaaatataaaacctGATGAACAACCCAAGGAGATAGATGAAAAATACCAAACAGGCATGCTGTATGCAAAGAAGGCTTCTGGTGTAGCAGTAAAG GTCAGTGCCGTGGTGTTAGACGGGGTGTGCTACATGACCAAACGCATTGCCGAGGAGCTGGGCCCTGTCATCAGCAAGCAGGCCAACAAGCTGTTGACCACAGGGGAGGATGAGGTGGACGGCAAGCGAAAGGCCATGCTAGATGGGGTGGTGGATGTCACTGCCAGTGGAATCAAAG GATTTGGACAAGTGTACAGAGGTTTGGAAGCGGCTGCTGTGCAACTTGCCAAGAGCATATCTCATGCTACAGTGGAGACTGTCCAGCATAA GTATGGGACAGATGCGGGCCGCATCACAGACAGTTCCCTGAAGACAGTGGCAAACATCGGGGTGTCGGCCCACAACCTGAACAATCTCGGCGTCAAGGCCCTGGCCAAGCGAACGGCCAAGGATACGGGGAAGGAGGTGGTCAGGGACCTCAATGACAAGAAGGACGACGAGGCGAAAGTCAGACAGAGCTAA
- the LOC140234731 gene encoding kelch-like protein 5 — translation MQGYLHRRQLTDVVLIVGDVRIPAHRLVLSSVSDYFAAMFTNNLRESHETEIQLWGMDPAALKACIQYIYTGEVVLKETNVEKLLATASILQLSEVVEACCGFLVKQLHPSNCLGIRSFADRQSCSDLLRAAHNYTMEHFVEVTQNQEFMMLGWEEVCNLFSSDDLNVPNEETVYYALLAWAANETACRKSDISKLLEHIRLPLLSPQFLSDAVDTNSLFKGDEKCQRLIMDAMKYHLLPERRPLMQSARTKPRKSTVGALYAVGGMDSTKGATSIEKYELRTNVWTHVGHMSGRRLQFGVAVINDKLYVVGGRDGLKTLNTVECYYPASKTWNMLPPMGTHRHGLGVGVLEGPMYAVGGHDGWSYLASVERYDPHSKQWSYVAPMSTPRSTVGVAVLDRKLYAVGGRDGSACLRSMEVYDPHTNRWSLCAPMSKRRGGLGVAVCNGCLYAIGGHDSPANQPSSKQFDCVERYDPRSDTWCLVSPMSLCRDAVGVAVLGDRVFAVGGYDGQTYLSAVECFDPQTGEWSPAAPLNPGRAGACVVQVPAT, via the exons ATGCAAGGCTATCTTCACAG GCGACAACTCACCGACGTTGTCCTTATTGTGGGTGATGTTCGGATCCCCGCACATCGGCTCGTCCTGAGCTCGGTGTCAGATTACTTTGCTGCAATGTTCACCAACAATCTACGCGAGTCCCACGAGACAGAGATCCAGCTGTGGGGGATGGACCCAGCGGCTCTGAAGGCCTGCATTCAGTATATCTACACAG GTGAAGTTGTTTTGAAAGAGACTAATGTGGAGAAGCTGCTAGCAACAGCCAGTATATTGCAGCTGTCTGAGGTTGTGGAGGCCTGCTGCGGCTTTCTAGTCAAACAGCTCCACCCCTCCAACTGCCTCGGAATCCGCTCGTTTGCAGACAGGCAGAGCTGTTCGGATCTCCTCCGGGCAGCACACAATTATACCATG GAGCACTTTGTGGAGGTCACCCAGAACCAAGAGTTCATGATGCTGGGTTGGGAGGAAGTGTGCAACCTCTTCTCCAGCGATGACCTCAACGTTCCCAATGAGGAGACAGTGTACTATGCCCTGCTGGCCTGGGCTGCCAATGAAACTGCGTGTCGCAAAAGCGACATCTCCAAGCTGCTTGAACACATCAGGCTTCCACTCCTATCTCCACAG TTTCTTAGTGATGCTGTAGACACAAACTCTCTCTTCAAGGGAGATGAAAAGTGCCAGCGACTCATCATGGATGCCATGAAGTACCACCTCCTCCCAGAGAGGAGACCCTTGATGCAGAGCGCACGGACAAAGCCGAGGAAGTCCACTGTTGGCGCCCTCTATGCTGTGGGAGGGATGGACAGTACCAAAG GTGCAACAAGCATAGAAAAGTATGAGCTGCGTACCAATGTCTGGACTCACGTTGGTCACATGAGCGGGCGGAGACTCCAGTTTGGTGTTGCCGTCATCAACGACAAGCTTTATGTGGTGGGTGGCCGCGATGGCTTGAAGACGCTTAATACCGTGGAGTGCTATTACCCGGCATCAAAGACGTGGAATATGCTGCCCCCTATGGGCACCCATAGACATGGACTTG GTGTCGGCGTACTGGAAGGTCCCATGTATGCGGTGGGGGGACATGACGGATGGAGTTACCTGGCATCAGTAGAGAGGTATGACCCCCACAGCAAGCAGTGGAGTTACGTAGCTCCAATGTCGACGCCCAGAAGCACCGTTGGTGTGGCAGTCCTTGATAGAAA ATTGTATGCTGTAGGTGGACGTGACGGAAGTGCATGCTTGAGGTCCATGGAGGTCTATGACCCCCACACCAACCGATGGTCCCTGTGTGCCCCCATGTCCAAGCGTCGCGGTGGTCTGGGGGTGGCCGTCTGCAATGGCTGTCTATACGCCATCGGGGGACATGACTCCCCAGCCAACCAGCCGTCATCAAAGCAGTTTGATTGTGTGGAGAG GTATGACCCGAGGTCAGACACATGGTGCTTAGTTTCCCCGATGAGCCTCTGCCGGGACGCTGTGGGCGTAGCAGTGCTGGGAGATCGAGTCTTTGCAGTTGGGGGCTACGATGGACAGACATATCTCAGTGCCGTTGAGTGCTTTGATCCACAAACGGGTGAATGGAGTCCA GCTGCTCCTCTAAACCCGGGCAGAGCTGGAGCCTGTGTCGTCCAGGTGCCGGCTACATAG